The sequence below is a genomic window from Sorangiineae bacterium MSr12523.
AACCGACGCTCTTCACCACGCGGAGCGCCGCGTCGAAGAGATCCGCCCGGCGCTTTGCGCCTTCTTCGCCCTGGAAGAACGCCGCCGGCGAGGGCGACTCCTCGAGGATCTTCTGATGGCGCCGCTGCATGCTGCACTCGCGCTCGCCCAACGCGTACGCGTTGCCTTGTGCGTCGCAGAGCACCTGCACCTCGATGTGGCGCGGCTCCTGAACGTAGCGCTCCAAGTAGACCCGCGCGTCGGCGAAGGACGCCTTGCCGCGGTCCGAGCACGTCTTCAGCGCGCGCTCCATGCCGGCTTCCTCGCGCACGATCTGCATCCCGATGCCGCCGCCACCGCCGACGGCCTTCACGATCACCGGATAGCCCACGCGCCCGGCCACGGCCTTTGCCTCGGCCACGCCCTCGGGCGTGTCGATCGCGATGGGCTCGTCGGTGCCCGGCACGGGACGCGTCCCCGCCGCGAGGGCCACGTGGCGCGCCTTCATCTTGTCGCCAAAGGCGTCGAGCACCTCGGGCGAGGGACCGATGAAGGTCACGCCCCGCTCGGCCACGCGGCGCGCAAAGTCGGAGTTTTCGCTCAAAAAGCCGTAGCCCGGATGCACGGCCCGCGCGCCAGTCTTCTCGATGGCGGCGAGCAACGCATCGCGATTCAAATACGAATCTTTGGGCGGGGGCGGGCCCAAGAGCACCGCCTCGTCGGCCTCGTGCACGTGCGGCGCGTTGGCATCGGCCTCCGAGTGCACGGCCACCGTCTTGATACCTAGACGGCGGCAGGTTCGAATAACGCGGCGCGCAATCTCACCGCGATTCGCAATGAGAACTTTCTCGAAAAGGGCGGACATGCCGCCGCGTTCTATCAGGCGCGCCGCTGCTGCAAAAGCTCGATCAGGCCGACGAGAAGCGACATGCGGCGCTCTTCCAGCTCGGGATGCGGCAGAACCACGCGAGCCAAGGACTCGCCGTCGAAAACGTGCACCAACGTGAAGAGAAGCGTCTCGAACAGGTCCTCCGGGATGGAGTCGATGCCCGGAAGGCGCGACGCCGTCGTGCGGATCGATGCGTAATACCGGCGGATCGTCGGCTCGAGCGCCGTTCGAAGCGGCGCATCCGTGCGTGCCGCCACCAGAAGCTCGTACCACACCGAATTGATCGGCGTGCGGCAGGCATCGCGCAGCATGCGCATCGCGGCATGCAGCGACGGCTCCTCGTGCGGCGCCTGCCAGAAACGCCGCTCGAACTCGGCAATCTGGCGGCGGGCCACTTCCTCCGCCGCGGCGAGGATCAATTCGAGCATCGACGGGAAGTGACGAAAGAGCCCGCCATGCGAAACGCCGGAGCGGCGGCAGACCTCTTTCACGGACGTGGCGGCATAGCCGACCTCGCGCAACGAATCGATGGTCGCCTCCACCAACTTCGCCATCGTGCTTTCACGCCGCTCACGCTGACTGCGACGGACCTTTGGCAATGTCATCTCTTCGCTCATGCTGCGCACTCGCCTCCGCTGGTGACCTCGTTGGTGCCCGACTGCTCGCGTGAACTGCCGGACGTGGCCGTGGCCGCGTCCGTGCTGCGCTCGCCGACACGAAGAAAAGAGCCCGTACGCAGGGTCTCCCCGTAGCCTGCGAGAAATTGCCCATTCTGATACACGACACGGCCCGCGACGAGGGTGGCCCTCACCGCGGCATCGCTTCGGTTCACCATGCGCGAGAGCCCGCCGTACTCCGGCACCGGCGCCTCGTAATACGCGTCCACGCTGGCATCGAGGCCCGCGGGATCGAGCACGACGACATCGGCGCGATCGCCTTTGCGCAACGTGCCCGCGTGAATACCGTACCAGCCACCGAGCTCGCCGGTGAGCCGGTGAACGGCGCGCTCCAAGGTCATGAACGGCGTTCCCCCATCGATGGCTGCCTTCACCCGGCGTAGCATGCGAATGGGGAAATTGTAAAAGGCCATATTGCGAAGATGGGCACCCGAATCGGCAAATCCCATTTGCACGGCCGAATCGGCAGCCAATCGGTCGAGCACCGGCGTGCGATGATTGGCAATCGTGGTTCGCCACCGAACCTTGGTCCCATATTGAACGACCAAATCGAGAAACGCGTCCACCGGGTGAATTCCGCGCTCGTCGGCCACCTGCCCGAAGGATTTGCCCACCACCGACCCATCGGGGCACGCCACGATGTGCGCATCGTGGAAATCACGTTGCCACACGCGCGGGGTGAATTTCGCTTCGTAATCGCGACGGAATTCGCGGCGGTACTTCGGATCGGTCAATAGCTGATTGCGTTCCACTTCCTCTTGGAGGTGCAAGGCTGCGCGTCCGGCGCCGAATTCCTCGAAGACGACCAAGTCGATGCCATCGGCGTACACCTCGAAGGGCACCGGCAGATGCTGCCAGCGGAAGTCCGCTCCCGTGAAGCGATTGATGAAGCGCGCCACCGCGCAGAGTGCACGCACCAAAAAGGGACTCGATTTGGCGTCGGCGGCGGTGAGAAGCGTCGTTTTGAGCGCCTTGCGTCCGAAGAGCGCCATGCTCTCCCAGAGAAAGCGCACCGCGTTCACCTTCGTGGTGATGTTCGGCGCGCTCTGGAGAACGCGCCCGGTGGCGCGCAGGATGCGATTGAACCTCTGGTATTCGTTCCAGTGGGCGAACGTCGAGGGCAGCGATTTGGAGCGATACCGCTCACCATCGAGCTTGTCCCACGGATTGGTCATCGTGGAGAGCCCGAGGAATCCCTGTGAAAGCGCGTCGTCGAGCATCTGCTCCATCCGGCGCATCTCGTCCTCGGTGGGCTTCTCGTTCGGATCGACGGAGCGCCCCAGGCCCATCACGGTCGCGCGCATGTCCGAGTGCCCGAGGAACGCCGCCACGTTGGGGCCGAGCGGCATCGACTCGAGAAAGCGCACGTAGTCGCCCGCGGTCTGCCAGGACTTGTGGCGCTCGAGCAGCGCGAGCACGTACTCGCGCGGCACCGCCTCGACGCGGCTGAAGAGGTCCGCGCAATCGAGCGCGGAGGAGTGCACCGTCCCGATGGAGCAGCTTCCGAGGAAGACGCTGGTCACGCCATGGCGAACGGATTCGCGCAGGCCCGGCGCGGCGAGGATCTCCGCGTCGTAGTGCGTGTGGATGTCGACGAAGCCAGGCAGCACCCACTTTCCCTCGGCCTCGATGATCTCGGGACAGCCCTCTTCGGGGAGCGGCACCGAAGACACGGCTGCGATGCGTCCCTGGCGAATGCCGAGATGGCGCACGGCGGAGGGTGCCCCCGTCCCGTCGAACCAGCGGCCATTGCGAATGATGACGTCGTACGCGGTCTCCATTGGCCAACCTCTCGTTGCCGGATGGTAACGAGATAGAGACCGCTCGCAATCTTTTTATCAGCGCAAACGTTTCACCACGCTGAAATTTCTCGCAAATTCAGTCCGCTTCGTCTTCCAGCGCCCGGCTGGAGAGGCTGATCGCGCCCTCTTCCACGGCCGACTGAACGATGACGGTGGCCTGCTCTTCCGAGTAGCCGAGCATTTTCCCGAGCTTGGCCAGCATCGTTTTTTCCGAGGGAAGCTGCACCCCATCGGCGTGGGTGATGATCGCGGCATTGGTGAGCAAGAGCTCGCGATCCTCCGCGCCGAGGTGCTCCAGCGCCATGTCCGTGTCGAGCTTTCGCTCGCTGCGCACGAAGGCCGTGAGCTCTTTGCGCTGCTCGGGGGTGACGGCATACCCGGAGATGACCTGATCGACGATTTCGAGCTCCGCCGGATCGGCATTTCCATCGACCCAAACAACGGCGGCCAGCGCGCGGATGACATCGCGTTCGCGGTTCGTCAGAGGACGCGGACGCGAGCGGCTCGGTGGGTTGACGCTAGGCGGAGGCGGCGGAATGGACGCGCCGCGCTTGGCGGTCACGTTGTCCAATGCGGCCGCCGCCGTCGCCGATTTCACCGTGTCCTCGACGCGCTCGATGCGGATCTCCACCCCTTCGTTCCGCAGTTGATCGGCCACGAACTGATGAACCCCCGCCAGATCGGCACAGGAAAGGCGCGCCATGAGCTCGCCCCCGACGAAGCGATGGCACTCGACGACCTCGGCGCGCGCGCCAATCACATCGAGCAGCTCCTCCTGACGCTCCGGTACCGCGGTGATGAAGACGAACGCCGTCACCATGATGACCTCCAGCCTCCATTATGCGGCAGAAGGCTTTACTGAAGGAAATCTTTGTCCCGCAGTTTCTTCGGAATGTACTCCTCGGTGATGAAGGAAATGCTCTTCGTGAGAAGGGCGTCGACCTCCATCTTGAAGCCGTTTTTCAGCAGCTCCTGGATCTCACGCTGCCACTTCTTGTCCTTGAACCAGGGGTACGCCTTCATCTGCTCGGCGCGGGAAATGTCTTCCTTGGAGAGCTTGATCTCCACCGCCTTGGGCAGGGTGAACTTCTTGTAGTCGAACGAGCTCATGCCCAAGAAGCGAACGCCCGGGACGGCCATGCGCATTGATTCGTAGGCCAGGTTGATCGAGCCCTGCTTGAGGACCGAGTAGATGTAGAGCCCCCACGGATCGTTATCGACGAGGACGTAAATGGGCAATTTCAGCTCGGTGGCCATGCGTTGCAGTAGCCGGCGCGACCCGCGGGCGGCCTGGCCCTCGGTGGTCATGAGGATGCACTTGTGCTTCTCCCAGAAGCGATCCTCGTTGAGGCGGTGCCAGACGGCTTGCTTCTCGACGCAGAGGATGAACTCGGCCTTGTTGCGCACGAAACGGAGCTGATCGTCCTCGCAGATGCTCGGGATCCCCCACCCTCCGCGGCCCATGCGCGTCAAATCGATCTCGTCGCCCGCGTCGTTGACGACGAGCGAGCCCACGACGAGGCCGCGCTTGTTGGCGAAGAGATGAAGCTCCTCGCGCAGCGCGTCGATGCCCACCTCGAGGTCCTCGATGATGGGATCGCTCTCGCTCTGGTCCTCGAAGGTGTTCTCCGAGCTGCCCTGGAGCGTGTGCTTCGTCATGTAGAACATCTGACGAATGCTGACCGTCTTGCCCTCGTCGATCAGCGTCTTGCAGCCGCGCGCGATGAGGAAGGTCTGCATGAACTTGCGGGCCATCGCGGTGTTGAAAAACTCGCGCGATTGCGTCTTCTGACCCAGCTCGATGATGCGCTTTTTCTCGTTGAAGGAGACGTTGGACAGCGCCCGCATGCGGATGGATAGCGCGGGGTTCTCCTTCTTTTCGACGGTGCGTACCGCGGCTTGAGCGAGCTGCTCGATCTTGCGGAGCGTACGAACGTCCTTGTCGGATGCCTTGGGCTTGGTCGTGGCTTTCTTCGCGGCGGCCATGGGTTGTTCTCCTTAGACCTGGGTCCGTAGCTCGGGTTTCGTGCGCTTCTTCGGCAGCGGGGCGCCCTTCTTGGGCGGGGGCGGCGGTGCCTTCTTCGTCGGGGGCGCCTTGGCCGGGGGCGGCGGGGGCGCTTTCTTCGCGCTCGCGCTCCCCTTCTTGGCGGCGGCAGCGGCCTTCGGAGGCGCCGGCGGGGGCTCACTTCCACTGGCCGGCGGGGGCGGCTCGCTCGGGGCGGGAGAGCCTTCTCCGTCGGGCTTTTCCGGCTGCTCCTGCACGATGCGCACGAAGTTCGGCAGGGCGGAGTAGAAGGACTGCTGCACGGCGTCCTTCGGCTTCGAAAGGATCGCCCCGATGGCCTCGGCCACCTCGGGAATGTAGCGCTGGAAAAGGTGCAGACGCTTTTGCTCGCTGACCGCGCGCTCGCGGGCACGCAGGTGCGCCCCCAGCTTGCGGCCGCACTCCTGCACGGCGAGCTTCATCTCGCGAAGCAGCTCGTCGTAGTGCGCGACGGCTTCCTTCGCCTCGCTGGTGAAGGGCACCCAGACGCTCGCCAGGTGCACCACGACCGCCAAGGGGCCGAGCGGCAAGGCGCCGCGGGGCTGCTGCAGCTCGTACGAGCGCCAGTTCGTATCGTAAATGGCCTCGCTGATGGCGCAGGCCTTGGGCTGGTACTGCAAGGGCACGCGGTTGGCGAAGCGCATGACGTCCGCGGGATCGTCCGTCGGAAGCTCGCCGCCGTAGGCGAGGCCGACCTCCACCACGAACGGGTTGCCGCGGTAAACCGAGGGCGGGCGCGTCGTCGACACGTAGAAATCCGCCTTGAAGCGGCGTTTCAGGCCCTCGATGAGGAGCTCCTCGCCGATGGGCACGACGCACGAGGCCGACGGCGCCTTGACCTTCACCTCGCCCAGCGCCTTGTGCAGGCGATCCACGTCGTCGCCTACGATACTGGCCGCCGACGTCTTCGGCTTCACCTTGGCGAGCTCGCACACTTGATCGGCCAGGGCCGGGCTGATGCGCGAAAAGTCGTCGATGAGCACCTGCTTCACCGACTTGCCCGGTGAATCGTGCAGCATGCGCAGGAGCATTCCCAGCTCGACACCGTGCGGGTGCGGCTTGATCTCCTCGGCCTCGCGCGGCAGCTCGTTGGCCACGCGCGGGAACGAGAGCACCTCGCCTTTGGGCGGGTGGTACGTCAGCCCGAGGTGCGGGTTGGCCACCACGGTTTGCTCGAGGTAAGCCTCCACGCCGGTGCGCCCGCCGCGGTAAGCCGCCACCAGCTCGATTTCGACGCGGGTGCCGTGCTCCTTGTCCCACTCGACGATTTCGTCCTTGAGGACGTCGGGGTGGTTGCGCTTCGTGTCGATGCGCAGCTCGATGCGGTGGGCCGGACGGCCCTTGCCGATCTTCGAGATGATGACCACCGGGCGGCCCGTGGTGAGCTGGCCGTAGAGGCCCGCGGCGCTGATGCCGATGCCCTGCTGCCCGCGCGATTGCTTTAGACGGTGGAACTTCGACCCATATAAGAGCTTCGCGAAGATCTTCGCGATCTGCGGTTTGACGATGCCCGGGCCGTTGTCCTCGATGGAGACGCGAAAGCGCGATGCTCCGGAGGCGTTCGTGGGGTTGCCCACCTCCTTCACCTCGACGATGAGGTCCGGCAAGATGCCGGCTTCCTCGCAAGCGTCGAGCGAGTTGTCCACGGCCTCTTTGACGGTGGTGAGCAGCGCCTTGGCGGGATTGTCGAAGCCGAGGAGGTGGCGATTCTTCGTAAAGAATTCGCTGACCGAAATCTCGCGCTGGCGCGAGGCCATGGTCTCGGCGGTGGCCCTTCGCGCGGGGCGAGTGCCAGATCCAGATGCGGCTGCAGATGCGGCTTCCTCGACGGCGGGGGTCTCTTCGGATTCGATCCGCTCGCTGGCTTTGGCGGCTCTTTTCGGCATAGGTGATAACTCCCGAAGGCGGGGCGCCTAAGGCGATCCCGATCCAGGGAGCGGACGTAGCTCGTGGGTTGAACAAATGTCAAGCTCGTGGCCCTTGACCGGGATAGCCTGCTGACGTGATCCGGCGACCGCTCGTCATTCTGATCCTGCTTACCGGGCTGAATCTCCTCAACTACCTGGACCGCTACGTCCTCTCGGCGGTGCTGCCGAAGATCGAGGCGGAGCTCGCATTGACGAAGCTCGTCGAGGGCACAGCGGCCACCGTGTTTCTCGTGGGTTATTTCGCGACGAGCCCGATGTTTGGCGTGCTGGGCGACCGGGGACGGCGCACGCGGCTCATGGCCCTCGGGGTCGCCGTGTGGAGCCTTGCGACCCTTTGGACGGGGTTTGCGGCGGGAAAATGGTCGCTGCTCGCCTCGCGTGCCTTCGTGGGCATCGGCGAGGCCAGCTACGCGACCATCGCGCCCACGATCATCGACGACCTCGCCCCGCCCGAGAAGCGCGGGCGATGGCTCTCCGTGTTTTACACGGCGATGCCGATTGGCTCGGCGCTCGGGTACCTCACGGGTGGCTTCGTCGAACATGCCTTCGGGTGGCGCGCAGCGTTCTTCGTCGCGGGCGGGCCGGGGCTTTTGCTCGCTCTTCTCTGCCTGGCGGTCGTCGAGCCGGAACGCCGCGCCGTGGCCAAGGCCAAGGAGCCGATGCTCACGGCCATGCGCGATCTTTATCCGCGACGCACCTACCGGCGCGCGGTGCTCGGTTATGCGGCGTACACGTTTGCCATCGGCGGGCTTGCCTTTTGGGCACCAACGTTCCTCTACGAGACGTTCCACCTCGACTTGAAAACGGCGAATTTCCGCTTCGGAATGGTGACCGTGGTGGGCGGGGCGATCGGCACCGTGATCGGTGGTTTCCTCGGGGACAAAGCCGCAAAGCAGGATCGCGGCGAGAGCCATCCGGACCAAAATGCTTCGCTCGGGTACCTCTCCGTCTGCGCATGGAGCACGGCCCTGGGCGCACCGCTCACGGCCCTTTGTTTCGTTGCGGACTCGGCGGGAACGTTCTTCGCCGTGGCCCTGGCATGCGAAATTGCTCTGTTCGTGTCGCAATCGCCGGTCAACGCGGCGCTCCTGCGAAGCGTGCCCGAGGAGCGCCGCGCTAGCGCTATGGCCCTGAGCATCTTCGCGATTCATCTGTTCGGGGACCTCTGGTCGCCCCCTCTCATCGGAGCACTTGCGGATCAGCTCCCCATGCGTGCGGCGATGTTTCTCATTACGGCTGGGTTCGCCATCGGCGCGATCATCTGGTTCGTGCCAGGCAAGCCGCTGAAAAAGCAAGCAAATCCCGCCAGTGCAAATTGACTCCGGTCCTGGCTCGCGTAGAGTGCGGCACTGTTTACCCGCGCACCCTGCTTCGTCACGCGCCTGCCACGAACGGAGAATCATCCTATGCGACACGTTGTCTTTCTTGCCGCGACCGTCCTTGGCTTCGTCACAGCAGGCTGCGGGCACCAGTCTTCTTCAGCCTCATCGACACCGGCAACCCAACAGACCACCGCGGCCTCGGCCAGAGCGAAAGACGCCCCCCTCCCCTTCATCGAGGACGATTATCCGCGGGCGTTGGCCGAGGCCAAAGCGAAGAACAAGCCGCTCTTCGTCGATGGCTGGGCAACGTGGTGCCACTCGTGCCTCAGTCTGAAAAGCTACGTGCTGACCGCGCCCGAGATGCGCGCCCAGGCCGACAATTTCGTCTGGCTCTCGGTGGATAGCGAGAAGGACCAGAACGCGCCGTTCTTCCAGAAATTCGGACTCAGCGTCCTGCCGACGTTGTGGGTCATCGATCCGCAGACCGAGCAGATCTCGTGGAAGCTGGCCGGCGCACTCACCGCACCGGAGCTCGCCGCCGCGCTCGATGGCGTGCGGAAGAAAGACGGAAATGCGAACGAGGCCGAATCGCTCTTTGCCGAGGGCGTTCGCGCCGATGCGCACAAAGATCCCGCAGGCGCTGCGCGGCTTTACGAGAAGGCGCTCGCAGCCTCGCCGCGCACGTGGAACCATCGCGCGGAGGCGGTGGCGGCGTACGTGACCGATCTTTCGACGATCAAGCAGGCCGAACGATGCGCCGAGGTGGCCGACCACGAGGCGCACACGCTTCCCATGGGCTCGTACCGCGTGAACGCGGCCGTGATCGGTGCGGGGTGCGCGCAGGATCAACCGCAGGGCTCGCCCGCACATGCGCACCTCGCGCCGCTCGTCAAAGAGCTGACGGACATCGTGCATACGAAGGCGAAGATCCTCGCGGACGATCGCTCGGGAGCCTTCGACGAGCTCATTTCGGCGCTCAAGTCCGAGGGAAAAAAGGACGTGGCCAAGCAGATGGCCGCCGAATGGGCCGCCTTCCTCGAGGGCGAGGCGCAGCGTGCGCCCGACGCCAAGGG
It includes:
- a CDS encoding DNA topoisomerase VI subunit B; this translates as MPKRAAKASERIESEETPAVEEAASAAASGSGTRPARRATAETMASRQREISVSEFFTKNRHLLGFDNPAKALLTTVKEAVDNSLDACEEAGILPDLIVEVKEVGNPTNASGASRFRVSIEDNGPGIVKPQIAKIFAKLLYGSKFHRLKQSRGQQGIGISAAGLYGQLTTGRPVVIISKIGKGRPAHRIELRIDTKRNHPDVLKDEIVEWDKEHGTRVEIELVAAYRGGRTGVEAYLEQTVVANPHLGLTYHPPKGEVLSFPRVANELPREAEEIKPHPHGVELGMLLRMLHDSPGKSVKQVLIDDFSRISPALADQVCELAKVKPKTSAASIVGDDVDRLHKALGEVKVKAPSASCVVPIGEELLIEGLKRRFKADFYVSTTRPPSVYRGNPFVVEVGLAYGGELPTDDPADVMRFANRVPLQYQPKACAISEAIYDTNWRSYELQQPRGALPLGPLAVVVHLASVWVPFTSEAKEAVAHYDELLREMKLAVQECGRKLGAHLRARERAVSEQKRLHLFQRYIPEVAEAIGAILSKPKDAVQQSFYSALPNFVRIVQEQPEKPDGEGSPAPSEPPPPASGSEPPPAPPKAAAAAKKGSASAKKAPPPPPAKAPPTKKAPPPPPKKGAPLPKKRTKPELRTQV
- a CDS encoding MFS transporter codes for the protein MIRRPLVILILLTGLNLLNYLDRYVLSAVLPKIEAELALTKLVEGTAATVFLVGYFATSPMFGVLGDRGRRTRLMALGVAVWSLATLWTGFAAGKWSLLASRAFVGIGEASYATIAPTIIDDLAPPEKRGRWLSVFYTAMPIGSALGYLTGGFVEHAFGWRAAFFVAGGPGLLLALLCLAVVEPERRAVAKAKEPMLTAMRDLYPRRTYRRAVLGYAAYTFAIGGLAFWAPTFLYETFHLDLKTANFRFGMVTVVGGAIGTVIGGFLGDKAAKQDRGESHPDQNASLGYLSVCAWSTALGAPLTALCFVADSAGTFFAVALACEIALFVSQSPVNAALLRSVPEERRASAMALSIFAIHLFGDLWSPPLIGALADQLPMRAAMFLITAGFAIGAIIWFVPGKPLKKQANPASAN
- a CDS encoding DNA topoisomerase IV subunit A, which encodes MAAAKKATTKPKASDKDVRTLRKIEQLAQAAVRTVEKKENPALSIRMRALSNVSFNEKKRIIELGQKTQSREFFNTAMARKFMQTFLIARGCKTLIDEGKTVSIRQMFYMTKHTLQGSSENTFEDQSESDPIIEDLEVGIDALREELHLFANKRGLVVGSLVVNDAGDEIDLTRMGRGGWGIPSICEDDQLRFVRNKAEFILCVEKQAVWHRLNEDRFWEKHKCILMTTEGQAARGSRRLLQRMATELKLPIYVLVDNDPWGLYIYSVLKQGSINLAYESMRMAVPGVRFLGMSSFDYKKFTLPKAVEIKLSKEDISRAEQMKAYPWFKDKKWQREIQELLKNGFKMEVDALLTKSISFITEEYIPKKLRDKDFLQ
- a CDS encoding amidohydrolase family protein, with protein sequence METAYDVIIRNGRWFDGTGAPSAVRHLGIRQGRIAAVSSVPLPEEGCPEIIEAEGKWVLPGFVDIHTHYDAEILAAPGLRESVRHGVTSVFLGSCSIGTVHSSALDCADLFSRVEAVPREYVLALLERHKSWQTAGDYVRFLESMPLGPNVAAFLGHSDMRATVMGLGRSVDPNEKPTEDEMRRMEQMLDDALSQGFLGLSTMTNPWDKLDGERYRSKSLPSTFAHWNEYQRFNRILRATGRVLQSAPNITTKVNAVRFLWESMALFGRKALKTTLLTAADAKSSPFLVRALCAVARFINRFTGADFRWQHLPVPFEVYADGIDLVVFEEFGAGRAALHLQEEVERNQLLTDPKYRREFRRDYEAKFTPRVWQRDFHDAHIVACPDGSVVGKSFGQVADERGIHPVDAFLDLVVQYGTKVRWRTTIANHRTPVLDRLAADSAVQMGFADSGAHLRNMAFYNFPIRMLRRVKAAIDGGTPFMTLERAVHRLTGELGGWYGIHAGTLRKGDRADVVVLDPAGLDASVDAYYEAPVPEYGGLSRMVNRSDAAVRATLVAGRVVYQNGQFLAGYGETLRTGSFLRVGERSTDAATATSGSSREQSGTNEVTSGGECAA
- a CDS encoding TetR/AcrR family transcriptional regulator; translation: MSEEMTLPKVRRSQRERRESTMAKLVEATIDSLREVGYAATSVKEVCRRSGVSHGGLFRHFPSMLELILAAAEEVARRQIAEFERRFWQAPHEEPSLHAAMRMLRDACRTPINSVWYELLVAARTDAPLRTALEPTIRRYYASIRTTASRLPGIDSIPEDLFETLLFTLVHVFDGESLARVVLPHPELEERRMSLLVGLIELLQQRRA
- a CDS encoding thioredoxin family protein, translated to MRHVVFLAATVLGFVTAGCGHQSSSASSTPATQQTTAASARAKDAPLPFIEDDYPRALAEAKAKNKPLFVDGWATWCHSCLSLKSYVLTAPEMRAQADNFVWLSVDSEKDQNAPFFQKFGLSVLPTLWVIDPQTEQISWKLAGALTAPELAAALDGVRKKDGNANEAESLFAEGVRADAHKDPAGAARLYEKALAASPRTWNHRAEAVAAYVTDLSTIKQAERCAEVADHEAHTLPMGSYRVNAAVIGAGCAQDQPQGSPAHAHLAPLVKELTDIVHTKAKILADDRSGAFDELISALKSEGKKDVAKQMAAEWAAFLEGEAQRAPDAKGRAVFDAHRLLAYLELGDPARAIPMFSQTERDFPDDYNPPARLSRTYFELKRYDEALDAASRAISKSYGPRKLRLYQLKADIAAAKKDSAAERQALDEALQFASTLSLRDGYEKLRAQLAERRAKLGSGATAQR
- a CDS encoding ATP-grasp domain-containing protein, which gives rise to MSALFEKVLIANRGEIARRVIRTCRRLGIKTVAVHSEADANAPHVHEADEAVLLGPPPPKDSYLNRDALLAAIEKTGARAVHPGYGFLSENSDFARRVAERGVTFIGPSPEVLDAFGDKMKARHVALAAGTRPVPGTDEPIAIDTPEGVAEAKAVAGRVGYPVIVKAVGGGGGIGMQIVREEAGMERALKTCSDRGKASFADARVYLERYVQEPRHIEVQVLCDAQGNAYALGERECSMQRRHQKILEESPSPAAFFQGEEGAKRRADLFDAALRVVKSVGYVGAGTCEFIADASGDLFFLEVNARLQVEHPVTEMVLGLDLVELQLRVAAGEPLPDLSRVHPEGHSIEVRVYAEDPKKGFIPKPGAIDELVWAGGVGDAQTRALRIESGVAAGSKVTPFYDPMVAKVVAWGADREASIAELARALAGTKIAPCVTNVAFLQAILESPEFRSGRYDTSLAEVLAKRI
- a CDS encoding TerB family tellurite resistance protein produces the protein MVTAFVFITAVPERQEELLDVIGARAEVVECHRFVGGELMARLSCADLAGVHQFVADQLRNEGVEIRIERVEDTVKSATAAAALDNVTAKRGASIPPPPPSVNPPSRSRPRPLTNRERDVIRALAAVVWVDGNADPAELEIVDQVISGYAVTPEQRKELTAFVRSERKLDTDMALEHLGAEDRELLLTNAAIITHADGVQLPSEKTMLAKLGKMLGYSEEQATVIVQSAVEEGAISLSSRALEDEAD